Proteins from a genomic interval of Capsicum annuum cultivar UCD-10X-F1 chromosome 4, UCD10Xv1.1, whole genome shotgun sequence:
- the LOC107868717 gene encoding MDIS1-interacting receptor like kinase 2-like isoform X2, translated as MMKGHNFILITVLPIMGTLVLLCALAGALLMCDQRRRVREVEKWDDGWLSISMIDGKALYRDILNATGDFDAKFCIGKGGHGSVYKVNLPSLGNIATKRFHSSFENTHPKSFMNEVRALTGIKHWNIVNLYGYFSNAQHSFLVYEYVERGNLSSILSIEVESKKLDWIKRVNIIKGVAFALSYMHHDCLPPIVHRDISSSNILLDFKYEARVADFGIAKLLKPDSSNCTAFAGTYGYVAPGYTNV; from the exons ATGATGAAGGGACATAACTTCATCCTTATCACTGTACTTCCTATTATGGGAACACTGGTACTTCTTTGCGCTCTCGCTGGTGCTCTCCTTATGTGTGATCAAAGAAGACGAGTTAGAGAGGTTGAGAAATGGGATGATGGTTGGCTTTCAATATCCATGATAGATGGAAAGGCATTGTATAGGGACATCTTAAACGCCACTGGGGACTTTGATGCAAAATTTTGCATTGGGAAAGGAGGGCATGGAAGTGTTTACAAGGTAAACCTTCCATCACTAGGGAATATAGCTACGAAGAGATTTCATTCTTCATTTGAGAATACACATCCCAAAAGCTTCATGAATGAAGTAAGGGCATTGACTGGGATTAAGCATTGGAACATTGTAAACCTCTACGGCTATTTTTCGAATGCACAACACTCGTTCTTGGTTTATGAGTATGTGGAGAGGGGGAATTTGTCTAGTATTTTGAGCATTGAAGTTGAGTCCAAGAAATTGGATTGGATTAAAAGGGTGAATATCATTAAGGGTGTTGCTTTTGCTTTATCTTACATGCACCACGATTGTTTACCACCGATTGTTCATCGAGACATATCAAGTAGTAATATTTTGCTTGATTTTAAGTATGAAGCTCGTGTTGCAGACTTTGGCATAGCTAAGCTTCTCAAGCCAGACTCATCCAATTGCACTGCATTTGCAGGCACATATGGCTATGTTGCACCTG GTTACACAAATGTGTGA
- the LOC107868717 gene encoding MDIS1-interacting receptor like kinase 2-like isoform X1 — MMKGHNFILITVLPIMGTLVLLCALAGALLMCDQRRRVREVEKWDDGWLSISMIDGKALYRDILNATGDFDAKFCIGKGGHGSVYKVNLPSLGNIATKRFHSSFENTHPKSFMNEVRALTGIKHWNIVNLYGYFSNAQHSFLVYEYVERGNLSSILSIEVESKKLDWIKRVNIIKGVAFALSYMHHDCLPPIVHRDISSSNILLDFKYEARVADFGIAKLLKPDSSNCTAFAGTYGYVAPELAFTMKVTQMCDVYSFGVLALEIIKGKHLEEYITVLANSSTIDHVQHGDFLDERLPYPEDRVNEILFFYHQTPKSRPTMHFISHKLSSMDVHPPTHQRNPYIRRAT; from the exons ATGATGAAGGGACATAACTTCATCCTTATCACTGTACTTCCTATTATGGGAACACTGGTACTTCTTTGCGCTCTCGCTGGTGCTCTCCTTATGTGTGATCAAAGAAGACGAGTTAGAGAGGTTGAGAAATGGGATGATGGTTGGCTTTCAATATCCATGATAGATGGAAAGGCATTGTATAGGGACATCTTAAACGCCACTGGGGACTTTGATGCAAAATTTTGCATTGGGAAAGGAGGGCATGGAAGTGTTTACAAGGTAAACCTTCCATCACTAGGGAATATAGCTACGAAGAGATTTCATTCTTCATTTGAGAATACACATCCCAAAAGCTTCATGAATGAAGTAAGGGCATTGACTGGGATTAAGCATTGGAACATTGTAAACCTCTACGGCTATTTTTCGAATGCACAACACTCGTTCTTGGTTTATGAGTATGTGGAGAGGGGGAATTTGTCTAGTATTTTGAGCATTGAAGTTGAGTCCAAGAAATTGGATTGGATTAAAAGGGTGAATATCATTAAGGGTGTTGCTTTTGCTTTATCTTACATGCACCACGATTGTTTACCACCGATTGTTCATCGAGACATATCAAGTAGTAATATTTTGCTTGATTTTAAGTATGAAGCTCGTGTTGCAGACTTTGGCATAGCTAAGCTTCTCAAGCCAGACTCATCCAATTGCACTGCATTTGCAGGCACATATGGCTATGTTGCACCTG AGCTTGCATTTACAATGAAGGTTACACAAATGTGTGATGTCTATAGCTTTGGGGTATTAGCATTGGAGATAATCAAAGGAAAGCATCTTGAAGAGTACATTACTGTGCTAGCAAATTCATCTACTATAGATCATGTTCAACATGGTGATTTTCTAGATGAACGCCTGCCGTATCCTGAAGATAGAGTGAatgaaattttgtttttttatcatcAAACTCCCAAATCAAGACCAACAATGCATTTCATCTCTCATAAGTTATCATCAATGGATGTACATCCTCCCACTCATCAGAGAAACCCCTATATAAGGCGAGCTACATAA